A window of Phenylobacterium sp. NIBR 498073 genomic DNA:
ACTAGAAGCGGTAGTTGAGCGTCAGGATCGCCTGGCGGCCCGGACCGTAGTCGGCATGGTGCACGCCGTTGGTCTGGGAGATGTACTCCTCGTCGCCGACGTTCTTGATGTTCAGCTGCAGGTCCAGGTTCTCGTGGACGCGATAGGCCGCATAGAGGTCGAACTTCCAGTAGGCCGGGGCGTAGACGCGGTTGCCGCCGCCGCCCGCGCCGCCCTGGTTGCCGCCGAAGCTGTCGGAGACGTAGTAGGCGCCGCCGCCGAAGCTGAAGGACTCGTTCAGGTCATAGGTGGTGAACAGGCTGAAGGTGTGTTCGGGCGTATTGGCCAGCTGCTCGCCCTGGTTGACGCCGTTGTAGGCGCCGCGGACCAGCTCGCTGTCCATGTAGGTGTAGCCGCCGAACACCATCCAGGCCGGGGTGACGCGGCCGGTGACGCCGAGCTCGACGCCCTGGACCATGGTCTCGCCGACCTGGGCGTAGACGCCGTTGGCGATTAGGATCTGGGCGTTCTCGCGGGTCATGTGGAAGACGGCGGCCGAGGCCGACAGGCGCTCCTTGAAGAACGCCCACTTCACGCCGGCTTCGGTCGAGGTGATGTCTTCCGGATCGAGCAGGACGTTGGCGAGGTTGCCGGCGCCGGTGCCCGTGCCGGTGTTCTGGTCGCCGCCCGAAATCGTCGGCGGGGTCGAGGAGGTGCCGTACGAGACGTAGAGGCTGCCGTTCGCCACCGGCTTGTAGACCAGGCCCACCTGATAGTTGGTGAACTGCCAGTCGCCCTTGCGCGGGGTGATGGTAGTGCCGGTGATCACGCCGGCGGCGCTGGTCGCGGCCACGTCGCGGCCCTTCACCGAGTAGTCGTCGAAGCGGACGCCGACGTTCAGCAGCCACTTGTCGCCGAACGACATGGTGTCGAAGGCGTAGACGCCGATGGTGTCGGTGTAGTTCACCGACGGGGTCGGGCGGGCGATGATCCCCTGCCACGGGTCGCTCGGGTTCGGCGCGTAGACGCGGGTGCAGTCGCCGACGCCGGCGGTGGTGACATTGTTGGTGAAGCCGGTCGGACAGGCCGACCCGGCGGTGGTGTAGATCACGTAGGACGCGTTCTTGTTGGTCTCGCGCGACAGCTCCAGGCCGACGTCGTAGCTGTGCGCGATGCCGCCGGTTTGGAACTTGCCGTAGAAGTCGATGACGTTGGCGACGGTGGACGTCTCGTTCCAGCGGGACTTGGTGCCGCGCTTCATCCACCACTCGCCGGCCACGAACTGGGCGGCGCCGCCGTCGCCGGGGTTGGTCACGACATAGTCGTTCAGGGTCTTGCCGACGCGGAACGCGTTGCGGAAGGTGATCGCCTCGTTGATGTCGTGCTCGGCGATCAAGGTGACAATGTCGGCCTGCGTCTTCTGGAAGTCGCGCGCCTTCAGGCCGTAGAAGGCATC
This region includes:
- a CDS encoding TonB-dependent siderophore receptor; protein product: MTNRRTNGVRAYARKALTPAAVAGLALTPQLAFADEAADNATEVSGVQVEAHQTPRPVSPKYTAQVLDTPRSVTVIPQAVITQTAATSLTDLLRTSPGITFGAGEGGQPLADRPFIRGQASGNNIFVDGIRDSGGQVREVFNLEQVEVIKGPDSAYNGRGSGGGSINLTTKRPRLEENISASAAVGGDGYLRGVVDANLPVGETSAVRFNLMGAQGDVPGRDSVDFDAWGAAISGAVGLGTDTRLTASYYHLTRNDMPDYGVPLFTKLGAGAPRTNASGVLDVPRDAFYGLKARDFQKTQADIVTLIAEHDINEAITFRNAFRVGKTLNDYVVTNPGDGGAAQFVAGEWWMKRGTKSRWNETSTVANVIDFYGKFQTGGIAHSYDVGLELSRETNKNASYVIYTTAGSACPTGFTNNVTTAGVGDCTRVYAPNPSDPWQGIIARPTPSVNYTDTIGVYAFDTMSFGDKWLLNVGVRFDDYSVKGRDVAATSAAGVITGTTITPRKGDWQFTNYQVGLVYKPVANGSLYVSYGTSSTPPTISGGDQNTGTGTGAGNLANVLLDPEDITSTEAGVKWAFFKERLSASAAVFHMTRENAQILIANGVYAQVGETMVQGVELGVTGRVTPAWMVFGGYTYMDSELVRGAYNGVNQGEQLANTPEHTFSLFTTYDLNESFSFGGGAYYVSDSFGGNQGGAGGGGNRVYAPAYWKFDLYAAYRVHENLDLQLNIKNVGDEEYISQTNGVHHADYGPGRQAILTLNYRF